GCGTGTTCGAAGTTGTACTTCGACTGCTCGACCTCATTTTGATGGTAGACGTCGGCGTAGCGCACTCCATCGATCCACGTCAGGTCGTAGACATTGTCGACTCCCTGCAAATACATGGCGATACGCTCGAGTCCGTACGTCAGTTCCACGGGAATCGGCCGCAAATCAAGACCGCCGACCTGCTGAAAATAGGTGAACTGCGTGATCTCCATCCCGTCGAGCCAGATCTCCCAGCCCAGTCCCCAGGCCCCGAGGGTCGGGCTCTCCCAGTCGTCCTCCACAAAACGCACGTCGTGCTTGGTCGGGTCGATGCCCAGGGCGCGCAGTGAGTCCAGGTAGATCTGCTGCACCTCCAGCGGCGAGGGCTTGAGGATCACCTGGAACTGGTAATAGTGCTGCAACCGGTTGGGGTTCTCGCCGTAACGACCGTCCGTGGGCCTGCGGCTGGGTTCCACATAGGCCACGTTCCAGGGCTCGGGACCGATGCTGCGCAGGAACGTAGATGGGTTAAACGTGCCGGCCCCGACCTCGAGGTCGTAGGGCTGCACCAGCAGGCAGCCCCGCTCAGCCCAGAAATGCTGTAACGCCAGAATCAGCTCTTGGAAATTCATCGATCCCCCGCAGGTGCACGTCTCAAAGCTACCAGAGAATAGCTAAAAAGCCATGTGCGGTCCAGAATTCAATAAAACGTGCGCA
The nucleotide sequence above comes from Candidatus Alcyoniella australis. Encoded proteins:
- the glyQ gene encoding glycine--tRNA ligase subunit alpha, with protein sequence MNFQELILALQHFWAERGCLLVQPYDLEVGAGTFNPSTFLRSIGPEPWNVAYVEPSRRPTDGRYGENPNRLQHYYQFQVILKPSPLEVQQIYLDSLRALGIDPTKHDVRFVEDDWESPTLGAWGLGWEIWLDGMEITQFTYFQQVGGLDLRPIPVELTYGLERIAMYLQGVDNVYDLTWIDGVRYADVYHQNEVEQSKYNFEHADVKMLRELFDMYEAECRRLVQLDLSLPAYDYTLKCSHVFNLLDARGAISVTQRTGYIGRVRNMARHVARVWLASREALGFPLLKQAAAQGGAR